The genomic segment GCAAAGTAGCGATAGTGCCCGAAAGCCCTCCCTCAGGGCCGAAGGCTCCTCCCGAAAGGATGAAATTTCCGGAGCGGATTTCCAAATTCAGGATGCTGGGAAACGCGATGCCACTCACGGGGAAGCCAAAGACAGGCCCCTGGAAATAATTCCAGGAAAAATGCAGGACCGTGGGAAGCCACAGGTTGCGGGTCAAAAGGTAAGCTACCGCAAAAAGCACTCCTGCAAGAGCAATATTGATAAAAGCAAGCCGTGAAAAATGAGGGTTGAGGAAGTGAAAGAGGGAGAAGATAATGGAGGAAACGGCCACCGCCCAGGCAGTTCCAAAAGCTTCCTCCAAGTTCTGCAGGAAATACCCACGGAAGGCCAATTCTTCGTTCAAAGCAGCGGTAAGCAGGAAAAAGAAAGAGAGGACAAGGACCTGAAGGGCTTGCGACAAAGGAAGAATTTGACCCACCGCAGCCCATCCGAGCGAAACGTGTAGAGCAAAAACCAGGGCCATAAGGAAAAATCCCAGAGCTAACCCAAGGCCTGCATCCGGTAACAACCTTCTGCCCACCTCAAAGCCGAGGCTTCTAAAACTTTTGCCGTCCACAAAACGCCTCATAACGAAAACCAGAACCACCAGGGCTCCTGTAATCACCAGTTCCAGCCCGATTAGAAAGACCGAAGGAGGGCGAATCTCGGGAATCCTGCGAGTTGGGAGGTAAAAAGCAAGGATAAAGGCCGCTCCCGTGGCGGTTTGTGTAATAATGTATAGAGGCAGGAAGAGGAAAGCCCGCCACCCAGGGTGAAGCCTGCCGTCTTTCAGTAAAAACCTCTGCCAGCTCATCGTCGCTTCCCCTCCAGAAGTTCCTGGTAAAAATCCAGCACTTTGCGGGTCATCTCCTCCACCGAAAAGGAGCGGGCGTAAAGACGAGCCTTCTCGCCCATCTGGAAACGAAGGGGCTCGTTCTCCAGCAAAAACTTTACAGCTCTGGCCAGGGCTTCCGGATCGCGTGGGGGGACCACAAGCCCGGTTTCTCCATCTCTATTTATCCAGGAGGTTCCGGTTCCCAGTTCGGTGGAAATGACAGGTTTGCCGGCCGCCATCGCTTCTATAAGGACTGTGCCAAAGGCCTCGCTCCGGTGAGAAGCGGGCAGGACGAAAAGGTCGCAGGCATGGTAAAAAGCGGGAAGCTTCTCATCCTCCACTTCGCCCAGGAAAAAGACTTTCCCATCAAGCCCCATTTCCGATGAAAGCTTTTTCCACGCCTTCCCCATCGGCCCCGAACCCACGATCAGGAGTCTGGCTTCCAGATTTCTCATAGCCTCCAGGAGGTAGGGGATGCCCTTGTAGTAGCGGAGCTTGCCCACGAAAAGGATAAGAGGATGACCGTAGCGATGGCGGATAGCGGACACCTCCTCTTCGGAAGCGGAGGCAAAGCGTTCCACTTCTACTCCGAGAGGGATCACAGCACATTTTTCCCGGAAAAGCTGCAGAAAGGGCGAAGAATCCAGGTAACGGGGACTTGTGACAATGATGCCATCAATTCGGCTGAGGATGCGCAGAAGGAGGGGATAGTAAAGAGCCAGGATAAACCTCTGTCGAACTACATCGCTGTGGTAGGTTAAGACAGAAATTTTCCCCCGTCCTCTGAGAAAGTTGGCCACTTCTCCCGGGGGGTAAGGGAAATGGAGATGCACAACTTGCGCCGGAATTTTCCCCATAAGGCGGAAGAAGGAGATACTCAATGGGGTTGAGGCAACATGAGCCAGGCGTGCTGCCTTTATAACCCTGACCCCTTCCCGTAGCTCTTCCACAGTCTTGGGCTTAAGGTTCGTAACCAGCACCGTTACATCGTGGCCGCTGCGGGCCTGTTCCCGGGCCAGAAGGCGTATGTGATTTTCTATCCCCCCAGTGACGGGAAAATAATCCTTGTAGACGTGAAGGATACGCATGGCTTAACTGGTGAGCCCTTCGGCCAATTTCTCCCAATCAAAATGGGGACCGGGGTCCGGCTTAGTATCATCCAGAGCGCAATGCCCCAGGATTCCCCTGAAAGAAGCTAAAACGCCCGCATCCTGATGGTAATTTCCTGGTCCTTCGGGAGGATAATTGGGAGGTATGGAGTGCTTCTGGCAGAGGTAACGGATGAGCTTTATCAGGGTCTGGTACTGCGCTTCGGTGTAAGGCTCCCAGTAACTTTCCCCAAACTCTAGGACTTCACCCTGATAAAGCTTCCCATTCCAGGTCAAAAAGCCCCCATTGGTTTTCCTGAGGGACCCCCAGTTATCTATCTCAATTCCGATGCTTCTCTGGTTGGGGCGGATTATCCTGGCCCTCTCCTCTCGCTTCCGGTTCTCTTCCACCGATAGGCCGGGCCTTGGGGGTATACCTGCATGCCAGGCGGTATCTTCATCTCTGACAAACTGGTAAATCGTGCCATCCCTGGCCACAAGATAGTGAGCACTGGTCTTCGATCGCGGATTCTTGAACCAGGAGATGGTGCTTTCAACGCTTCCCCCTGCTGTATAATGCAGGACAATGAGGTCTATCGGGTTGCCTCCTCTTCCAGGGGTGAAGTTGGGGGTTGGCCCAGCATGGACTATGGGAGGAGCTTCTATTTCAGGGATAGGAGGCAGGGTGATGCCCAAAATTTGAGCCAGGAGCCTGCGCTCCTCCAGGGTTAACCCGGTCAAGGATTCCACTGGAGGGCCTGAATAGAACTCATAGCGCTTGTTGACCAGGTGGGTGAGGCCTGCCCTCTTGAGCAGAGCCCAACCGTTTTCCCCGCGGCTCTCGGCCAACTTGTAAATCGCATTGATGAGATCCTGGTTCGTAAAGGGATGTGGGATGGCTTCTTCGGGTATTTCCAGGGTATATTCCCCAGGGGTGAGCTTCTCCGGGGGGCCATATTTCTCCCTCAGAAGTTCAAGGTATTTCTGGACTTCCTCGGGAGTAAATCCCTGAGCTTTCAGAAGCTCCTCAGCGCTGGGAATCTTGATAGTTATAATCTTAAGGGGCATTTTTCCCTCCGGGGCAGGTTATAAACAAGCCATCTCTTCTGGCCAGTCCAGCATCATAACCTTAACTCTGGAGCCAGCCTCAGCTTTTTTCCAATCTTCGGGGATTATGGCCAAGCCGTTGGCTTTGACCATGGAAGTGAGAATGCCTGAACCTTGCTCTCCTGTAAGGCGAGCGTACCATTCATTACCTCTTTTTTCCACTGTAACCCTTACGAAATGCCTGCGCTCATCTTTACTGGTTATTTCGTCCAGGAGGATGGCTTCAATAGTGGGCTTTTCCAGGCATGTTTTGCCCTGCATCTTCAGGATGGCAGGCCTGGCAAACAGTTCAAAGGACACCATCACCGAGACAGGGTTCCCCGGAAGGCCCAGAAGGGGTACCTTACCGCCTAAGATTCCAAACGCAATGGGTTTGCCCGGCTTCATCCTTACCTGCCAGAACGTGATTTCTCCTTCCACAGCAAGGACCTCTTTGACCAGATCGAAGTCCCCTACTGAAACCCCTCCTGAGGTCAGAATCAAATCTGCGCCCCTCTCAATCCCTTCCCACAGTTTAGCCGCCAGCTCCTCTCTCCGGTCCCTTGCGATTCCAAGAATTATCGGTATCCCGCCGTATTTCACAACCTGAGCTGCGTTGGAATAAGTATTAGTGTTGCGGATCTTTCCGGGGCCTGGAGTTTCATCCAGATCCACCAGCTCATCCCCTGTAGCCAGAATAGCCACTCTGGGCCTGCGGATAACTTTGACCCTCTTTTTCCCGAGGGCTGCCAGCATGCCTATCTCAGCAGGCCTTATGACCGAGCCTCTGCGGAGCTTGAGCTCGCCCTTTTTGACGTCCTCTCCAGCCCTGCGGATTTCAGCCCCGGGCTTTACCTCTTTCATGACGTAAACCACGTCCCCTTCACGGCGTGTATCTTCAAAGCGGATTACCGCATCGGCCCCTGGAGGTATGGGAGCACCAGTCATTATGCGGATAGCGGTTCCTGGCTCCACGGTCTTCTCACTT from the Anaerolineae bacterium genome contains:
- a CDS encoding molybdopterin molybdotransferase MoeA: MEAFYPMLSVEEALEKVLSMFHPLEPEEVELLDSLGRVLAEDVFADMDIPPLDNSAMDGYAVRAEDTRGASPQNPRPLRIIHEVPAGYISEKTVEPGTAIRIMTGAPIPPGADAVIRFEDTRREGDVVYVMKEVKPGAEIRRAGEDVKKGELKLRRGSVIRPAEIGMLAALGKKRVKVIRRPRVAILATGDELVDLDETPGPGKIRNTNTYSNAAQVVKYGGIPIILGIARDRREELAAKLWEGIERGADLILTSGGVSVGDFDLVKEVLAVEGEITFWQVRMKPGKPIAFGILGGKVPLLGLPGNPVSVMVSFELFARPAILKMQGKTCLEKPTIEAILLDEITSKDERRHFVRVTVEKRGNEWYARLTGEQGSGILTSMVKANGLAIIPEDWKKAEAGSRVKVMMLDWPEEMACL
- a CDS encoding CPBP family intramembrane metalloprotease; translation: MSWQRFLLKDGRLHPGWRAFLFLPLYIITQTATGAAFILAFYLPTRRIPEIRPPSVFLIGLELVITGALVVLVFVMRRFVDGKSFRSLGFEVGRRLLPDAGLGLALGFFLMALVFALHVSLGWAAVGQILPLSQALQVLVLSFFFLLTAALNEELAFRGYFLQNLEEAFGTAWAVAVSSIIFSLFHFLNPHFSRLAFINIALAGVLFAVAYLLTRNLWLPTVLHFSWNYFQGPVFGFPVSGIAFPSILNLEIRSGNFILSGGAFGPEGGLSGTIATLLGIAILWLWMGRNAPKR
- a CDS encoding glycosyltransferase, producing MRILHVYKDYFPVTGGIENHIRLLAREQARSGHDVTVLVTNLKPKTVEELREGVRVIKAARLAHVASTPLSISFFRLMGKIPAQVVHLHFPYPPGEVANFLRGRGKISVLTYHSDVVRQRFILALYYPLLLRILSRIDGIIVTSPRYLDSSPFLQLFREKCAVIPLGVEVERFASASEEEVSAIRHRYGHPLILFVGKLRYYKGIPYLLEAMRNLEARLLIVGSGPMGKAWKKLSSEMGLDGKVFFLGEVEDEKLPAFYHACDLFVLPASHRSEAFGTVLIEAMAAGKPVISTELGTGTSWINRDGETGLVVPPRDPEALARAVKFLLENEPLRFQMGEKARLYARSFSVEEMTRKVLDFYQELLEGKRR
- a CDS encoding N-acetylmuramoyl-L-alanine amidase; translated protein: MPLKIITIKIPSAEELLKAQGFTPEEVQKYLELLREKYGPPEKLTPGEYTLEIPEEAIPHPFTNQDLINAIYKLAESRGENGWALLKRAGLTHLVNKRYEFYSGPPVESLTGLTLEERRLLAQILGITLPPIPEIEAPPIVHAGPTPNFTPGRGGNPIDLIVLHYTAGGSVESTISWFKNPRSKTSAHYLVARDGTIYQFVRDEDTAWHAGIPPRPGLSVEENRKREERARIIRPNQRSIGIEIDNWGSLRKTNGGFLTWNGKLYQGEVLEFGESYWEPYTEAQYQTLIKLIRYLCQKHSIPPNYPPEGPGNYHQDAGVLASFRGILGHCALDDTKPDPGPHFDWEKLAEGLTS